A stretch of the Aricia agestis chromosome 15, ilAriAges1.1, whole genome shotgun sequence genome encodes the following:
- the LOC121734343 gene encoding cytochrome P450 6a2-like: MRETYEKFFSGGNRVKYVGIWKPALLVCDPEIARNVLVKDFGNFRNRNLASGSNDPIGALNVFTVNDPVWSQVRRRLTPVFTSSKLKQLQSYIRSKSKEVVQRIALEKGNRIDLRQLLSDFTTDVIGTSAFGIASDTTLTGDSSLRAVTKEFMKFSVYRGCC; encoded by the exons ATGCGTGAGACCTATGAGAAGTTCTTCTCTGGAGGTAACCGTGTGAAGTATGTCGGCATCTGGAAGCCCGCCCTTCTGGTCTGTGATCCTGAAATCGCCCGGAATGTGCTTGTCAAAGACTTCGGAAACTTCAGAAACAGAAACTTAGCGTCTGGTTCCAACGATCCCATCGGCGCTCTCAACGTTTTTACCGTCAAT GACCCCGTTTGGAGTCAAGTGCGTCGTCGACTCACACCAGTGTTCACGTCATCCAAGTTAAAACAATTGCAATCCTACATCCGCAGTAAATCCAAAGAAGTCGTACAGCGCATTGCACTAGAAAAGGGAAACCGAATTGATTTACGG CAACTCCTATCAGACTTCACCACGGATGTAATCGGCACTTCGGCTTTCGGTATCGCGAGCGATACGACTCTGACTGGAGACAGTTCACTGCGTGCCGTCACCAAGGAGTTCATGAAGTTCTCCGTCTACAGAGGCTGCTGCTGA
- the LOC121734342 gene encoding uncharacterized protein LOC121734342, with product MNSLRCGVKNLRFLNLKTSLSILTETKPKPIQLQNTKYDLTPKPIYFSPHNIGLEICEKTDGLKIKKDPLTYTPIVNPRSILPLIDTWQKDEIGLPPLQQEEKLAIRLIVIRRKKMKKHQRRKLWKRMRHRWARVRKNRRIKREKIFQNELYALVKQANEFSAEQYVASKLEKANHTPLPRRWKHKLLPEFIIRQLMGLDKKVNYKHTDVYKA from the exons ATGAATTCATTGCGGTGTGGAGTGAAAA ATCTGCGCTTCTTGAACTTGAAGACGTCGCTATCTATTTTGACGGAGACAAAGCCGAAGCCGATTCAACTTCAAAACACTAAATATGACTTGACACCAAAACCTATTTACTTTAGCCCTCACAACATTGGCTTGGAAATATGTGAGAAGACTGATGGACTCAAGATAAAAAAGGATCCACTTACATACACACCTATCGTAAATCCTCGTTCTATACTACCCCTTATTGATACATGGCAGAAGGATGAAATTGGCTTGCCACCACTTCAGCAAGAAGAGAAACTTGCTATTCGATTGATAGTCATAAGAAGAAAGAAAATGAAGAAACATCAGAGAAGGAAGCTGTGGAAAAGAATGAGACACCGTTGGGCCCGa gTGAGAAAAAACCGCCGCATCAAAAGAGAGAAGATATTTCAAAATGAGCTGTATGCTTTAGTAAAACAAGCTAATGAGTTTTCCGCTGAACAGTATGTTGCCAGCAAACTTGAGAAGGCCAATCACACACCGTTGCCCAGGAGGTGGAAGCATAAACTTCTCCCAGAGTTTATTATCCGCCAGCTGATGGGTCTGGACAAGAAAGTCAATTACAAGCATACAGATGTTTATAAAGCTTAA